A stretch of the Rhizomicrobium sp. genome encodes the following:
- a CDS encoding crosslink repair DNA glycosylase YcaQ family protein: protein MSTPFHISNAQARALILARHGLSGERQAGGAAAIAPLIRKLGYVQLDSIKIIERAHHHILHSRHGGYRPRHLERLQARTPALFEHWTHDSSLIPLEHYPHWRHRFAKSKANVAAWRERFGDDRVLKTVRDHVEAHGPSLARDFAHLGGRTGPWWGWGPAKAALEYLWRIGELAVLERNGFEKVYDLAERAIPKSLRDGRPTRLQTLDWAHNAALDRLGAGTARMIADFWGHASIPEAAKWIEGERRAGRLIDVTLEGAPGKRGFQAVARPDIAAETARLPVPTSRLRVLSPFDPVLRDRARAERIFGFDYTIEIFVPGPKRTYGYYVFPLLEGARFVGRIDMKAERAADRLAVKALWLEPRLSLSAARRAKLERALERQARLGGVRDILFPPGAVKSG from the coding sequence ATGAGCACGCCCTTCCATATTTCCAACGCGCAAGCCCGCGCCCTGATCCTCGCCAGGCACGGCCTGAGCGGCGAGCGGCAGGCGGGCGGCGCCGCGGCGATCGCGCCGCTGATCCGCAAGCTCGGCTATGTCCAGCTCGACTCGATCAAGATCATCGAGCGGGCGCATCACCACATCCTCCATTCGCGGCATGGCGGCTACCGGCCGCGCCATCTCGAGCGGCTGCAGGCCCGGACGCCGGCGCTGTTCGAGCACTGGACGCATGATTCCTCGCTGATCCCGCTCGAGCATTATCCGCATTGGCGTCACCGCTTCGCGAAGTCCAAGGCGAATGTCGCGGCGTGGCGCGAGCGCTTCGGCGACGACCGGGTGCTGAAGACCGTGCGCGACCATGTCGAAGCGCACGGCCCGTCGCTGGCGCGCGACTTCGCGCATCTGGGCGGACGGACCGGGCCGTGGTGGGGCTGGGGCCCGGCCAAGGCGGCGCTCGAATATCTCTGGCGCATCGGCGAGCTCGCGGTGCTGGAGCGCAACGGCTTCGAGAAGGTCTACGACCTGGCGGAGCGCGCGATCCCCAAATCCCTGCGCGACGGCAGGCCGACGCGGCTGCAGACGCTGGACTGGGCGCACAATGCGGCGCTCGACCGGCTGGGCGCGGGGACGGCGCGGATGATCGCGGATTTCTGGGGCCACGCCTCCATCCCGGAAGCGGCCAAATGGATCGAAGGCGAGCGGCGCGCCGGGCGGCTGATCGACGTGACGCTGGAGGGCGCGCCCGGCAAGCGCGGCTTCCAGGCGGTGGCGCGGCCCGACATCGCGGCGGAGACGGCGCGCCTGCCGGTCCCGACCTCGCGGCTGCGCGTGCTGTCGCCCTTCGATCCGGTGCTGCGCGACCGGGCGCGGGCCGAGCGCATCTTCGGCTTCGACTATACGATCGAGATCTTCGTGCCCGGCCCGAAGCGGACATATGGATATTACGTGTTCCCGCTGCTGGAGGGCGCGCGGTTCGTAGGGCGCATCGACATGAAGGCGGAGCGGGCGGCGGACCGCTTGGCGGTCAAGGCGCTGTGGCTGGAGCCGCGGCTGTCGCTGAGCGCGGCGCGGCGGGCCAAGCTGGAGCGCGCGCTGGAGCGGCAGGCCCGGCTGGGCGGCGTGCGCGACATCCTGTTCCCGCCCGGCGCGGTGAAAAGCGGCTAG
- a CDS encoding LAGLIDADG family homing endonuclease has translation MSDISRQIWDMKYRLKQPDGTPVDGEVADTWARVALAAAQAEAPEKRGTVALDFAQALAGHRFLPAGRILAGAGTARSVTLFNCFVMGTIDDSMDGIFSALREAALTLQQGGGIGYDFSTLRPRGAAVHGVAADASGPVSFMDVWDAMCRTIMSAGSRRGAMMATLAIDHPDIETFIDAKRERGRLSNFNLSVLVSDAFMDAVKADGDWALTFGGVVHRTVKARDLWDRIMRATYETAEPGVIFIDRINQENNLGYCETISATNPCVTAETWIATAGGPRQVHELIGTPFTALAEGRGWPSDGRGFFSSGVKPVVELRTRAGHALRLTADHRVRKVTRRTHWRSDWTWTEAGTLRPGDEVLLHDHRAIAGWGDAAVAQRDGDEGYLLGLLVGDGTLKDDKAVLSVWPRAQAANGEAPADGVRGVMDAAFDAASRLPHRSDFAGWMEVPGRGEFRMATGALAALALAHGMTPGDQAISPAIERRSSAFQAAFLRGFFDADGSVQVAQDKGVSVRLSQSDLPRLEAVQRILLRLGIASTLYRDRRATGTRLLPDGKGGSKAYAVAAQHELVVSGDNLPVFAERVGFSDTDKTLRLTLALKNYRRSLNREQFCATVESVRPAGEAEVFDAAIPGLNAFDANGLWAHNCGEQPLPPYGACLLGSINLAKLVKRPFEADAHLDIAELTRLTRSAVRLLDDVIDVSRFPLPQQQAEAKAKRRIGLGVTGLADALIFCRTRYGSPQSVALIDAWLSALSDAAYLASAELAAEKGPFPLFDAHEFLSRPFTLRLPQEIRTAIAKHGIRNGLITSIAPTGTISLFAGNVSSGVEPVFAYTYTRKVLQPDGSSTTETVEDYAYRAFRARFGEEAALPDYFVTAQTLAPEDHLAVQAAAQRHIDSSISKTINVPVEISFAAFKDVYLQAYEMGCKGCTTYRPNDVTGSVLQAETTPAADARGEPAPAARPREVSPGGVVYMTRPLDRPDVLIGQTYKIKWLDSDHAFYITINDIEKDGRRRPFEVFINSKNMEAYAWALALTRMISAVFRRGGDVSFVVEELKAIFDPRGGQWSGTRYVPSLMAAIGEVIETHMIDTGFLASRDAPLDAPERRAVAVAAEGAPARFCPRCGSPSLVKLEGCESCISCGYSRCG, from the coding sequence ATGAGCGATATTTCCCGCCAGATCTGGGACATGAAATACCGGCTGAAACAGCCGGACGGCACGCCCGTGGACGGCGAGGTGGCCGATACCTGGGCGCGCGTGGCGCTGGCCGCCGCCCAGGCCGAAGCGCCGGAGAAACGCGGCACCGTGGCGCTGGATTTCGCCCAGGCGCTGGCCGGACACCGTTTCCTCCCCGCCGGACGCATCCTGGCCGGCGCGGGCACGGCGCGCAGCGTGACCCTGTTCAACTGCTTCGTGATGGGGACCATCGACGATTCGATGGACGGCATCTTCTCCGCCCTCCGCGAAGCGGCGCTGACGCTGCAGCAGGGCGGCGGCATCGGCTATGATTTCTCGACGCTGCGGCCCAGGGGCGCGGCGGTACATGGCGTGGCGGCCGACGCCTCGGGCCCCGTTTCCTTCATGGATGTGTGGGACGCGATGTGCCGCACCATCATGAGCGCGGGCAGCCGGCGCGGCGCGATGATGGCGACGCTCGCCATCGACCATCCCGACATCGAGACCTTCATCGACGCCAAGCGCGAACGCGGAAGGCTGTCGAACTTCAACCTCTCCGTGCTGGTGAGCGACGCGTTCATGGACGCGGTGAAGGCGGACGGCGACTGGGCGCTGACCTTCGGCGGCGTCGTCCATCGCACGGTGAAGGCGCGCGACCTGTGGGACCGCATCATGCGCGCCACCTACGAGACCGCCGAGCCCGGCGTGATCTTCATCGACCGCATCAACCAGGAGAACAATCTCGGCTATTGCGAGACGATCAGCGCGACGAATCCCTGCGTGACGGCCGAGACCTGGATCGCGACGGCGGGCGGGCCGCGCCAGGTGCACGAATTGATCGGCACGCCGTTCACGGCGCTGGCGGAGGGCCGCGGCTGGCCGAGCGACGGGCGCGGATTCTTTTCCAGCGGCGTGAAGCCGGTCGTCGAACTCAGGACGCGCGCGGGCCACGCCCTGCGGCTGACCGCCGATCACCGCGTGCGCAAGGTGACGCGGCGGACCCACTGGCGCAGCGACTGGACCTGGACGGAAGCGGGCACGCTGCGGCCGGGCGACGAGGTCCTGCTGCACGATCACCGCGCCATCGCCGGCTGGGGCGACGCGGCCGTTGCGCAACGCGACGGCGACGAGGGCTATCTGCTCGGCCTCCTGGTCGGCGACGGAACGTTGAAGGACGACAAGGCGGTGCTGTCGGTCTGGCCACGCGCCCAGGCCGCCAATGGCGAGGCGCCGGCGGACGGTGTGCGCGGCGTGATGGACGCGGCCTTCGATGCCGCGTCGCGCCTGCCACATCGCAGCGACTTTGCCGGCTGGATGGAGGTGCCGGGGCGGGGCGAATTCCGGATGGCGACCGGCGCGCTCGCGGCGCTGGCGCTGGCACATGGCATGACGCCGGGCGACCAGGCGATTTCGCCGGCGATCGAGCGGCGCTCGAGCGCCTTCCAGGCGGCGTTCCTGCGCGGCTTCTTCGATGCCGATGGCAGCGTCCAGGTCGCGCAGGACAAGGGCGTGAGCGTAAGACTCAGCCAGAGCGACCTGCCACGGCTCGAAGCGGTGCAGCGCATACTGCTGCGGCTGGGCATCGCGAGCACGCTCTATCGCGACCGGCGCGCAACGGGAACGCGGCTTCTGCCGGACGGCAAGGGCGGTTCGAAGGCCTATGCCGTCGCGGCGCAGCACGAGTTGGTAGTTTCCGGTGACAATCTGCCGGTGTTCGCCGAGCGCGTCGGGTTTTCCGATACGGACAAGACGTTGCGGCTCACGCTGGCCCTGAAGAATTACCGGCGCTCCCTCAACCGCGAGCAGTTCTGCGCCACGGTCGAATCGGTGCGCCCGGCGGGCGAGGCGGAGGTGTTCGATGCGGCGATCCCCGGCCTCAACGCTTTCGACGCCAACGGATTGTGGGCGCACAATTGCGGCGAGCAGCCGCTGCCGCCTTACGGCGCGTGCCTGCTGGGCTCGATCAATCTCGCCAAGCTGGTGAAGCGGCCGTTCGAGGCGGACGCGCATCTCGACATCGCGGAATTGACGCGGCTGACGCGCAGCGCGGTGCGGCTGCTCGACGACGTCATCGACGTGTCGCGCTTTCCCTTGCCGCAGCAGCAGGCCGAGGCCAAGGCCAAGCGGCGCATCGGGCTGGGCGTCACCGGGCTCGCCGACGCGCTGATCTTCTGCCGCACGCGCTACGGCTCGCCGCAAAGCGTGGCGCTGATCGATGCCTGGCTGTCGGCGCTGAGCGACGCGGCCTATCTCGCCTCGGCGGAACTGGCGGCGGAGAAGGGCCCGTTCCCGCTGTTCGATGCGCATGAATTCCTCTCGCGGCCCTTCACCCTGCGCCTGCCGCAGGAGATCCGGACCGCGATCGCGAAACACGGGATCCGCAACGGCCTCATCACCTCCATCGCGCCGACCGGCACGATCTCGCTGTTCGCCGGCAATGTGTCGAGCGGCGTCGAGCCGGTGTTCGCCTACACCTATACCCGCAAGGTCCTGCAGCCCGACGGGTCGAGCACGACTGAGACAGTCGAGGACTATGCCTATCGCGCCTTCCGCGCGCGGTTCGGCGAAGAGGCGGCGCTGCCGGACTATTTCGTCACGGCCCAGACCCTGGCGCCCGAGGATCATCTCGCGGTGCAGGCGGCGGCGCAGCGCCACATCGACAGCTCGATCTCCAAGACCATCAACGTGCCGGTGGAGATCTCCTTCGCGGCGTTCAAGGACGTCTATCTGCAGGCCTATGAGATGGGCTGCAAGGGCTGCACCACCTACCGGCCGAACGACGTGACGGGATCGGTGCTGCAGGCCGAGACGACGCCGGCGGCCGATGCGCGCGGAGAGCCGGCGCCCGCAGCCCGGCCGCGCGAGGTCTCGCCGGGCGGGGTCGTCTACATGACGCGGCCGCTCGACCGGCCCGACGTGCTGATCGGCCAGACCTACAAGATCAAATGGCTGGACAGCGACCACGCCTTCTACATCACGATCAACGACATCGAGAAGGACGGGCGGCGGCGGCCCTTCGAGGTCTTCATCAACTCCAAGAACATGGAGGCCTATGCCTGGGCGCTGGCGCTGACGCGGATGATCTCCGCGGTGTTCCGGCGCGGCGGCGACGTCTCCTTCGTGGTGGAGGAGCTGAAGGCGATCTTCGATCCGCGCGGCGGGCAGTGGAGCGGGACGCGCTACGTCCCCTCGCTGATGGCGGCGATCGGCGAGGTGATCGAGACGCATATGATCGACACGGGCTTCCTCGCGTCTCGCGACGCGCCGCTGGACGCGCCCGAGCGCCGCGCCGTCGCGGTGGCGGCGGAGGGCGCACCGGCGCGCTTCTGTCCGCGCTGCGGTTCGCCCAGCCTGGTCAAGCTCGAAGGCTGCGAGTCCTGCATCTCCTGCGGCTATTCGCGGTGCGGGTAG
- a CDS encoding DNA methyltransferase, translating into MNTLYYGDNLDVLRRHVAADSVDLIYLDPPFQSGRDYNILFEEQDGTKAAAQIQAFEDSWEWDLRAAAAYDDVVRAGGAVANALEAFRQLLGGTPMLAYLSMMAPRLVELRRVLRPTGSIYLHCDVTASAHLRLLMDAVFGPRNFRNEIVWYYYNKMHDSRKRLFPRATDTLLFYVKDVHAPFTYRQLKEQREKPVRQLARKKLGGRMVNARDEDGHVIYRLKEDRTIDNVWRIPCIQPADRTQRMGYPTQKPEALLARVVEASSNAGDTVLDPFCGCGTAIAVAQQMNRHWIGIDVTHLAVGLIKHRLLHAFGLHAKKDYAVIGEPTTIDGAKQLAEDDRHQFEHWALGLVGARASAKGKGADRGIDGQLSFQEGGTGSEHKRVFISVKSGGVKAGDIRDLRGVVERENAAMGWLITLEEPSRPMRAEAADAGFYVSPWGQHGRLQILTAEALLDGATFSCPPIRPSGTTFKLPRRATREADQGALSLEGPAADEE; encoded by the coding sequence GTGAACACGCTCTACTACGGCGACAATCTCGACGTCCTGCGGCGCCATGTGGCGGCGGACTCGGTCGACCTGATCTATCTCGACCCGCCCTTCCAGAGCGGCCGCGACTACAACATCCTGTTCGAGGAACAGGACGGCACCAAGGCCGCGGCGCAGATCCAGGCTTTCGAGGATTCCTGGGAGTGGGACCTGCGCGCCGCGGCCGCTTATGATGATGTGGTGCGCGCCGGCGGCGCCGTCGCCAACGCGCTGGAGGCATTCCGGCAATTGCTCGGCGGCACGCCGATGCTCGCCTATCTGTCGATGATGGCGCCGCGCCTGGTCGAGCTCAGGCGGGTGCTGCGGCCGACCGGCTCGATCTACCTGCATTGCGACGTCACGGCCAGCGCGCATCTGCGGCTGCTGATGGACGCGGTGTTCGGGCCGCGCAATTTCCGCAACGAGATCGTCTGGTACTACTACAACAAGATGCATGACAGCCGGAAGCGCCTGTTCCCGCGCGCCACCGACACGCTGCTGTTCTATGTCAAGGACGTCCACGCGCCCTTCACCTATCGCCAACTCAAGGAGCAGCGCGAAAAGCCCGTCCGCCAGCTCGCGCGCAAGAAGCTGGGCGGCCGCATGGTCAACGCCAGGGACGAAGACGGCCATGTGATCTACCGCCTGAAGGAAGACCGCACGATCGACAATGTCTGGCGCATCCCCTGCATCCAGCCGGCCGACCGCACGCAGCGCATGGGCTATCCGACGCAAAAGCCCGAAGCCCTGCTGGCCCGCGTCGTCGAGGCGAGCAGCAATGCGGGCGACACGGTCCTCGATCCGTTCTGCGGCTGCGGCACCGCCATCGCGGTGGCGCAGCAGATGAACCGGCACTGGATCGGCATCGACGTCACCCATCTGGCGGTGGGCCTGATCAAGCATCGCCTGCTGCACGCCTTCGGGCTGCACGCGAAGAAGGACTACGCCGTCATCGGCGAGCCGACCACGATCGACGGCGCCAAGCAGCTCGCCGAGGACGACCGGCACCAGTTCGAGCATTGGGCGCTCGGCCTCGTCGGCGCGCGCGCGTCCGCCAAGGGCAAGGGAGCGGATCGCGGGATCGACGGCCAGCTCTCCTTCCAGGAGGGCGGTACGGGCAGCGAACACAAGCGTGTCTTCATCTCCGTCAAGTCCGGCGGCGTGAAGGCCGGCGACATCCGCGACTTGCGCGGCGTGGTGGAGCGCGAGAACGCGGCGATGGGCTGGCTCATCACGCTGGAGGAGCCGTCCCGGCCCATGCGCGCCGAAGCGGCCGATGCGGGCTTCTACGTTTCGCCCTGGGGCCAGCACGGCCGTCTCCAGATCCTGACGGCCGAGGCGCTGCTGGACGGTGCGACCTTCAGCTGTCCGCCGATCCGTCCCAGCGGCACGACGTTCAAGCTCCCGCGCCGTGCAACCCGCGAAGCCGATCAGGGTGCGCTGTCGCTCGAAGGACCGGCGGCGGACGAGGAATAG
- a CDS encoding lysophospholipid acyltransferase family protein, with product MTILRSAIFIVWFSLVTAVLAVTFLPALLLPRGVTMWMARQWVGLNFWGLRVFAGLSFEVRGPLPPRGVLIALKHMSMWETMAIYYVLQDPSIVLKKSLLNVPFYGWYLRKARMIAIDREGGAHALRAMAAAARAQLAQGRSIAIFPEGTRVKPDAPPDYKPGVAALYMQLNVPCVPVALNSGLFWTGPVGFLKKRGRIVLEFLPAIPPGLPRREFMTRLQSAIEDTTAKLVAEGRDLLERRNSG from the coding sequence ATGACGATCCTTCGCTCCGCGATCTTCATCGTCTGGTTCTCCCTCGTGACGGCGGTGCTGGCGGTGACGTTCCTGCCCGCCCTGCTGCTGCCGCGCGGCGTCACCATGTGGATGGCGCGCCAATGGGTGGGACTGAACTTCTGGGGCCTTCGGGTCTTCGCCGGGCTGAGTTTCGAGGTCCGCGGGCCGCTGCCGCCGCGCGGCGTGCTGATCGCGCTCAAGCATATGAGCATGTGGGAGACCATGGCGATCTACTATGTGCTCCAGGATCCCTCGATCGTGCTCAAGAAGAGCCTGCTGAACGTGCCGTTCTACGGCTGGTATCTGCGCAAGGCGCGGATGATCGCGATCGACCGCGAGGGCGGGGCGCACGCCTTGCGCGCGATGGCCGCCGCGGCGCGGGCGCAGCTCGCGCAGGGCCGCAGCATCGCGATCTTTCCCGAGGGCACGCGGGTCAAGCCCGATGCGCCGCCCGACTACAAGCCCGGCGTGGCGGCGCTCTACATGCAGCTGAACGTGCCTTGCGTGCCGGTGGCGCTGAACTCCGGGCTGTTCTGGACGGGACCGGTCGGCTTTCTCAAGAAACGCGGCAGGATCGTGCTCGAATTCCTCCCGGCGATCCCGCCGGGCCTGCCGCGGCGCGAGTTCATGACGCGGCTGCAGAGCGCGATCGAGGACACGACGGCGAAGCTGGTGGCGGAAGGCCGCGACCTGCTGGAGCGGCGCAACAGCGGTTGA